A window from Penicillium oxalicum strain HP7-1 chromosome VIII, whole genome shotgun sequence encodes these proteins:
- a CDS encoding pH-response regulator protein palC, translated as MVFAFTLPTTSPLSFQTFISSPTHPSLPQSASTARHALRLALKAHKRLPRGPRQDAHLPTVLAALNEYIPYLSAISQGLSGQSLQANYFTSFPGSEQTNRELIEVIPHAEIHSAWKATLSASSGRVISVHTASSHPGAQSDRPRGGRAAGQGIDFEIAFTLTTLGYVLSRLARAEVLESLYAPKTKAPEQRTAAVQNATRNLLQAGSVHTLLATSPGDPTSPSTSVPDVDSATQSALSALALSEATLLAVLKDDAYVTACIQSRNPNDREWMVRAPEIPKVRALLFARLCVRAAEYAEQAAAGLSAVGSSGAGKQGRVDEDIVRYAGVLGRVARARACRFFGIDAELAGKTGEGIAWLQAARSALGLRPGAGSHSSGQDEVSGSSGKGGFSRLKREWSERREEKKIGKDAGAGRGDKGNLEAGDDAGRDEEGRVITMLETKWMKMNDTKMGELAKLMNGQINTQIVPPSAPLLANLPSGRDIHTPPAPFKPAALDEEQLMRMRGPPDESINMRFGSDPDDSDEEQLGSAAPGAYPDRSQTASNVYY; from the exons ATGGTTTTCGCATTCACTTTGCCAACGACCTCCCCACTCTCATTTCAAACATTTATCAGTTCTCCTACCCATCCCTCACTCCCGCAGTCGGCATCCACGGCCCGACATGCCCTTCGTCTCGCCCTCAAGGCTCACAAGCGTCTGCCCCGCGGTCCGCGACAAGATGCGCATCTCCCTACCGTTCTGGCCGCGTTGAACGAATATATCCCATACTTGTCCGCCATCTCGCAGGGACTGTCTGGGCAATCTCTGCAGGCTAATTACTTCACCTCATTTCCAGGGTCAGAGCAAACCAACAGAGAACTTATCGAGGTCATTCCTCACGCGGAGATTCATTCCGCATGGAAGGCTACGCTTTCCGCAAGTTCTGGTCGTGTCATTTCCGTCCACACGGCGTCAAGTCATCCTGGTGCACAATCGGATCGACCGCGTGGGGGTCGCGCGGCTGGCCAGGGCATTGATTTCGAAATCGCATTCACGTTGACCACGCTGGGATATGTCCTGAGTCGACTTGCGCGCGCCGAAGTTCTCGAATCTCTGTATGCGCCGAAAACCAAAGCCCCCGAGCAGCGAACGGCCGCGGTTCAAAATGCCACGCGAAACCTGCTCCAGGCGGGCTCAGTGCATACCCTACTAGCTACGTCGCCGGGTGACCCGACGAGCCCGAGTACTTCGGTGCCTGATGTCGACTCTGCCACGCAATCGGCGCTATCGGCATTGGCTCTGTCCGAGGCTACACTGCTAGCCGTCTTGAAAGATGATGCCTACGTAACAGCGTGTATTCAATCACGAAATCCCAATGATCGGGAATGGATGGTGCGAGCGCCGGAGATTCCCAAAGTGAGAGCGCTGCTGTTTGCGCGACTGTGCGTTCGCGCTGCCGAGTACGCCGAGCAAGCTGCGGCGGGACTGAGCGCGGTCGGGTCCAGCGGCGCGGGAAAGCAAGGGAGGGTCGACGAAGATATCGTTCGATATGCGGGTGTTTTGGGACGAGTTGCGCGTGCGCGTGCTTGTCGATTCTTTGGAATTGATGCCGAGTTGGCTGGGAAGACGGGCGAGGGGATAGCTTGGTTGCAAGCTGCGCGGTCTGCGCTGGGTCTTCGGCCCGGTGCAGGCTCGCATTCATCTGGGCAGGATGAAGTCTCCGGTTCTTCTGGGAAAGGCGGCTTTTCTCGACTGAAACGGGAATGGAGCGAGcgaagagaggagaagaagattgggAAAGATGCTGGCGCGGGGCGGGGCGACAAGGGTAATCTCGAGGCTGGCGATGACGCCGGTCGTGATGAGGAAGGTCGCGTCATTACCATGTTGGAGAcgaaatggatgaagatgaatgacaCG AAGATGGGTGAACTAGCAAAACTGATGAACGGGCAGATCAATACTCAAATAGTCCCTCCCTCGGCACCATTGCTGGCCAATCTTCCATCTGGTCGAGATATCCACACGCCTCCTGCACCGTTCAAGCCCGCTGCTTTGGATGAGGAGCAACTCATGCGTATGCGAGGACCGCCAGATGAGAGCATCAATATGCGATTTGGAAGCGACCCGGACGATAGCGACGAGGAGCAACTCGGTTCAGCTGCTCCCGGAGCGTATCCGGATCGCAGCCAAACTGCTTCGAACGTGTATTATTAA
- a CDS encoding NADH-ubiquinone oxidoreductase, which translates to MPTPESAAFLAKKPTVAPTYEGVDFEDNVALHNARDAIIREQWVRSMMARLVGEELGKCYAREGVNHFEKCGVLREKYFELIKERKVKGYLGQEKNYFSGESGKSA; encoded by the exons ATGCCAACTCCCGAATCCGCCGCATTCCTCGCCAAGAAGCCCACCGTGGCTCCGACCTACGAGGGCGTCGACTTTGAAGACAACGTTGCCCTGCACAATGCCCGTGATGCGATCATTCGCGAGCAGTGGGTGCGCAGTATGATGGCTCGGTTGGTGGGTGAGGAATTGGGCAAGTGCTATGCGCGTGAGGGCGTGAATCACTTTGAGAAGTGTGGTGTGCTGCGAG AGAAGTACtttgaattgatcaaggagcGCAAGGTCAAGGGTTATCTTGGACAGGAGAAGAACTATTTCTCCGGCGAGTCTGGCAAGTCTGCTTAA
- a CDS encoding putative alpha-1,6-mannosyltransferase MNN10, with the protein MSLSRSPSPHRGGGWSSPGLTPGSGVSSPRGFSPMARAFDGVSWNAAKVTDDDARKYPSFTTRNNGFFSRQKRRISARIPSFRGRAPGKGYVDKDVYGRGVLHPMGAWRSLGLSAWFRIILRRGKMKLLLGLLLLWLGYLLLWSTIVQLCRGSPLGGGSKFVIILASNVEGGVMELKGAREWAVERNSIRNKRKYANRWGYKLEIANMLAKKRYSHEWRESWEKVDVIRETMRKNPQAEWFWWLDLNTWIMESRTSLQDHIFNNLESHVYRDINEYNPLNITHPPPEFYLDELERTLATDSGAETLHLLLSQDCSGFNLGSFFLRRSVWTERLLDTWWDPVMYEQMHSRWEHKEQTALEYIYQSQPWVRNGVGFLPQRRINSFPLGACGDENNPAFHYQEADRDFVVNMAGCMFGRDCWTEIYTYRAISREHNRSPWDGVYNWINSARAQLFGYVPEVE; encoded by the exons ATGTCATTATCGCGATCACCCTCTCCCCATCGGGGTGGAGGGTGGTCCAGCCCAGGCTTGACACCTGGCAGCGGTGTCTCTTCTCCGCGTGGATTCTCGCCCATGGCCAGGGCTTTCGACGGTGTCTCGTGGAATGCGGCAAAAGTCACGGACGACGATGCGCGCAAGTACCCATCTTTCACCACGCGTAACAATGGGTTCTTTTCGCGACAAAAAcggagaatctctgcgcGAATCCCGAGCTTTCGTGGGAGGGCGCCGGGTAAAGGGTATGTTGACAAGGATGTTTATGGCCGAGGCGTGTTACATCCTATGGGTGCCTGGAGGTCTCTGGGCCTGTCAGCATGGTTCAGAATAATCTTGCGACGCGGGAAAATGAAACTTCTTTTGGGGCTTTTGCTCCTCTGGTTGGGTTACTTGCTTCTTTGGTCAA CGATTGTTCAACTCTGCCGTGGGTCACCACTGGGTGGAGGATCTAAATTCGTGATTATCCTCGCATCCAATGTCGAGGGAGGCGTCATGGAATTGAAGGGCGCACGCGAATGGGCTGTCGAGCGGAATAGCATTCGCAACAAGCGCAAGTACGCCAACCGATGGGGATATAAACTCGAAATCGCCAACATGCTCGCCAAGAAACGCTACTCTCATGAATGGCGCGAGAGCTGGGAGAAAGTGGACGTGATCCGTGAAACGATGCGGAAGAATCCCCAAGCTGAATGGTTCTGGTGGCTGGATCTCAACACGTGGATCATGGAGTCTCGCACCTCGTTACAAGATCACATCTTCAACAATCTCGAGTCTCACGTCTATCGCGATATCAACGAGTACAATCCATTGAATATCACGCATCCACCGCCAGAATTCTATCTCGATGAGCTTGAACGAACACTCGCCACCGACAGCGGTGCGGAGacccttcatcttctcttgaGTCAAGATTGCTCTGGGTTCAACCTGGGCTCATTTTTCCTTCGTCGCTCAGTCTGGACTGAGCGCTTACTCGATACCTGGTGGGACCCCGTCATGTATGAGCAGATGCACTCACGATGGGAGCACAAAGAGCAAACCGCACTCGAATACATCTACCAGAGTCAGCCCTGGGTCCGCAATGGTGTGGGCTTCCTACCTCAGCGCCGAATCAATTCGTTCCCACTCGGTGCCTGTGGCGATGAGAACAATCCCGCATTCCATTACCAAGAGGCGGATCGGGACTTTGTGGTCAATATGGCTGGGTGCATGTTTGGACGGGATTGCTGGACAGAGATTTATACGTACCGTGCCATCAGCAGGGAGCACAATCGGTCGCCCTGGGATGGGGTTTACAACTGGATCAATTCTGCTCGCGCACAGCTCTTTGGATATGTGCCGGAGGTGGAATGA